From Scomber scombrus chromosome 6, fScoSco1.1, whole genome shotgun sequence, the proteins below share one genomic window:
- the LOC133982075 gene encoding ankyrin repeat domain-containing protein 7-like has protein sequence MKKIFSFTKKKKYPSGTPDNGSVLSVGYEVKEKDLGKVHKAALVGDLVKLKQLAKKNDINQLDKENRTALHIACASGHVEVVQFLVESKAKLNLCDNQNRSALMKAVQGQHERCVSLLLENHAEPSLVDINGNTALHLAANIPSLSTALLLLEHEAAINAQNKDGFSPLTVAVREDHIEMAEFLLKESANVNSLAQDQRSPLMIAAGNGQIGMLRLLLRYEADITLKDTKGWSADDYAVMNGHHPCSLLIIEHGTQRKDGPSLSQGPSKKKNKTLLGSPSQDVEAGFSLGGPATDKDGNGEFSPHDNE, from the exons ATGAAGAAAATTTTCAGCTTTactaagaagaagaaatacCCATCTGGTACTCCTGACAATGGGAGTGTGCTTTCTGTTGGGTatgaagtgaaagaaaaagacctCGGGAAGGTTCACAAGGCTGCCCTAGTGGGCGATTTGGTAAAGTTGAAGCAGCTTGCTAAGAAGAATGATATCAATCAGCTTGACAAAGAAAATAG AACAGCACTTCATATTGCATGTGCCAGTGGCCATGTTGAGGTGGTGCAATTCCTCGTTGAGAGCAAAGCCAAGCTTAACCTATGCGACAATCAAAATAGATCCGCCTTAATGAAG GCCGTTCAGGGCCAGCATGAGCGCTGTGTGAGCTTACTGCTGGAGAATCATGCTGAGCCGAGCCTTGTGGACATCAATGGCAATACTGCTCTACATTTGGCAGCAAACATCCCATCTCTCTCTACTGCTCTCCTGCTTCTGGAGCATGAGGCAGCCATCAATGCCCAAAATAAG GACGGTTTCTCACCCTTAACCGTGGCAGTCCGTGAGGACCATATCGAGATGGCTGAGTTTCTCCTGAAGGAGAGTGCTAATGTGAATAGTTTGGCCCAAGACCAAAG GTCTCCGTTAATGATAGCTGCTGGCAATGGACAAATTGGTATGTTACGTCTGCTCTTGCGGTATGAAGCAGATATTACACTAAAAGATACCAAAGGATGGTCGGCTGATGACTACGCAGTGATGAATGGGCATCATCC TTGTTCCCTCCTGATAATTGAGCATGGTACCCAGAGGAAGGATGGTCCCTCCCTATCTCAAGGTCCGagcaaaaagaagaacaaaacgCTGCTGGGCAGTCCTTCCCAAGATGTTGAAGCAGGCTTCTCTTTGGGAGGACCTGCCACTGACAAAGATGGTAATGGAGAGTTTTCTCCACATGATAATGAATAA